AATGCGGCGCACCGCACACCCTCTATGCCACGCCCGCCACGTCGTTTGCCGCGAGCTTCATCGGCACGCCGCCGATGCAGTTGCTGCGTCTGGTGCGGCATGGCGACGCTCTCGTCCCCGCGGGCCAGACCGGCCCGGCGCTCGCGAGCGCAGGCACGCGCGACACCGCGCTGCTTGGCCTGCGTCCCGAGCACGTCCGCGCGGTGCCGCCGACCTCCGTCGGCGCGGTGCTCGCCACGGTGAGTGCCGTCGAGTACCTGGGGGCCGACACCCTGGTGGCCTGCACGCTCGGCGATGCGGGGGAACTCGCCACGCGCGTGCCGGGGCATCGACCGTTCGCACCGGGCGAGGCCATCGGCCTGCAGTGGGACAGCAGCGACCAGCATCTCTTCGACGCGGCCTCCGGGTTGCGCCTGCCGACAGAGCCGGTGGCGGCCGATCCGATTGCGGCGTCGATCGCATCGGGCAGCAAGCTCGCGCCAACGCCAGAGCGCCGGCAGTACGGCGTGCCGGCGCTGCAGCCGATGGCCGCCGTCGCGCCCGAATCGCGCGCTTGAGCGGGGGGCGAGCCGCTCGTCGACCGGTCACGCAGTTCATACAGCTCACATAGCTCACACACCACCACGCTTACATGGGGAACCTAGCGACATGCGACGCACGATGATGAAAACGTTTGCGGCCGGTGCGGCCGCGCTGGCACTGAGCGGGCTGACGGGGCTCGCCGGCCTGACGGGCTCGGCGATGGCGCAGCAAAAGCCGGTCGAACTCACGTTCTACTATCCGGTGGCCGTGGGCGGCCCGGTGACCAGGATCATCAACGATCTGGTGGCGGACTTCGAGAAGGAGCATCCGGCCATCAAGGTCAAACCGGTCTATGCCGGCACCTACCAGGATTCCGTCGTCAAGGCGCTGACCGCCGCCAAGGCAGGCACGCCGCCGCAAGTCGCCGTGCTGGCTGCCGCCGACGTCTTCACGCTGATCGACGAAGACGCCGTGGTGCCCATCGACAGCATCGCCAACACGGCCGCCGACAAGCAGTGGCTCGACGGTTTCTACCCGGCGCTGATGATGAATTCGCGCATCAACGGGCATACGTGGGGGGTGCCGTTCCAGCGCTCGACCATCGTGATGTACTGGAACAAGGATCTGTTCCGCGAAGCCGGCCTCGACCCGGATCGCGCGCCCGCGAACTGGACCGAACTGGCCAGCTATGCGCAGAAGCTCACCAAGCGCGACGCCTCGGGCAACGTCACGCAGTGGGGCATCAAGGTGCCGTCCACGGGCTTCGGCTACTGGCTGTTCCAGGCGTTTACGACGCCCGCCGGCATTGAGCTGATGAATCCCGCGGGCAACAAGACGTTCCTGAATGCGCCGCAGGCGGTGGAGTCGCTGCAATTCTGGGTCGATCTCGCCACGAAGTACAAGGCCATGCCCACGGGCTCCATCGAGTGGGGCACCACGCCGAAGGACTTCCTCGAGAAGAAGGCGGCCATCATCTACACGACGACGGGCAACCTCACGAACATCCGCACCAATGCTACGTTCCCGTTCGGCGTGGGCAAGATGCCGACCAAGGTGCGCGGCGGCAGCCCGACCGGCGGCGGCAACTTCTACGTGTTCAAGAAGAGCACGCCGGAAGAAAAGCAGGCGGCCATGACGTTCATCAAGTGGGCCACCACGCCCGAACGTGCGGCGCAGTTCGGCATCGACACGGGCTACGTGGCGGTGACCCCCGCGGCCTGGGAAACGTCGGCGATGAGGCAGTACGTGCAGAAGGTGCCGGCCGCCGCCGTCGCGCGCGATCAACTCGGCAGCAGCGTGGCCGAGTTCTCCACGCACGACAACCAGCGCGTGACCAAGGCGCTCAACGACGCGCTCCAGGCGGCGCTGACCGGCACCAAGTCGCCGAAGCAGGCACTGGACGACGCGCAGCGCGAAGCGGACCGCATTTTGCGTCCCTACGCCCGTTAAGCGTCTTACGTTGCGCCTTATGTTGTGCCTCGCGATGGCGCCGATCATACTGGCCCGGCCCATCGCGCTCTGTCTTGCCGAAAGGCGGGGTCGGAATGCACCTGCCGCGACGCGGCGCGTTCCGGTCCCGAGTGTCGAATCGATGGACTATCAATGAATCGTTCCTCTTCCTCGTGGGTGCCCTGGCTGTTGCTGTTGCCGGCGCTGGTGCTGCTCATCGCGTTCACTCACTATCCCGCCGTGGCGACGCTGTGGCACAGCGCGTTCTCGAACGCGCGCGCCGGTGCGCCGTCCGTCTACGTCGGCGCCGAGAACTATCGGCTGCTCGTCGACGATCCGGTCTTCTGGCAGGCGTTGCGCAACAACGTGCTCTTCGCGCTCATCACCGTGCCGGTCGCGATCGTGCTGGCGATCGCCATGGCGTTGTGGGTACATCGTCAGGTGCCGGGCCGCGCGTTGCTGCGCCTGGCGTATTTCACGCCCGCGATTCTGCCGATGATTGCCGTGGCGAACATCTGGCTGTTTTTCTACACGCCGCAGTATGGCCTGATCGCACAGGTTTCGCAGGCTTTCGGCTGGGGGGATCACAACTGGCTGGGACAACCGGGCACGGCGCTCCCGGCGCTGATGGTCGTGACCGTCTGGAAGGAAGCCGGATTCTTCATGATCTTCTACCTGGCGGCGCTGCAACAGATATCGCCGACGCTCGCCGAAGCGGCGGCGCTCGAAGGCGCTTCGCGCTGGCAGTTCTTCCGCCGCGTGCAGTGGCCGCTGCTCATGCCCACGACGGTGTTCGTCGTCATCAATGCGCTCATCAATGCGTTCCGCCTCGTCGACCACATCGTGGTGATGACGCGCGGCGGGCCCGACAACGCGACGCAATTGCTGCTGTATTACATCTACCAGGTGGCGTTCAGCTTCTGGGATACCTCGTACGCGGCAGCGCTGACCGTGGTGCTGCTCACGCTGCTGGCCGTCGTGGCCTTCGTGAAATTCCGACTGCTCGACTCACGCACGCACTACCAATGACGATCTCCGCTCATCCGACCCCGGGCGCCGGGGCGTCCGTCGACAAACGCGCGGCGCGTGCCGCTTTCTCCGCCGCCGGACACTCGAGCGCGGTCGATGCCGCCGGTGCGTGGCTGCTCGGCCTGTTGTGGCTGCTGCCGCTGCTTTACGCCGTATGGAGCGCGTTCCATCCGTCGGCCTATGCCACGCGCTTTTCGTTGAGCGCGCCGCTCACGCTCGATAACTTCGTGCATGCGTGGCAGGCAGCACCGTTCGGACGCTATCTCGTCAATACCTTTGTCCTGGTGACGGTGATTCTCGCCGCCCAGATCGTGCTTGCGACGCTGGCGGCTTACGCCTTTGCTCGCTTCACGTTCCGCGGCAGCGAAGTGGCGTTCATGATCGTGCTGCTGCAACTGATGGTCATGCCCGACGTGCTCATCGTGGAGAACTACCGCACGATCGCGTGGATGGGGTTGCGCGACACGATTCTCGGCATTGCGCTGCCGTATTTCGCGTCGGCGTTCGGCATCTTCCTGCTGCGTCAGGCGTTCAAGACCGTGCCGAAGGAGCTCGACGATGCCGCGCGCGTGGAAGGCGCCAACGCGTGGCAGGTGCTGTGGCGCGTGTATGTACCGCTCGCGCGTCCGGTGTACGTGGCGTATGCGTTGGTGTCGATCAGTCACCACTGGAACAACTTCCTGTGGCCGCTCATCGTGACCAACTCGGTCGAGACGCGCCCGCTCACCGTCGGTCTGCAGGTATTTTCGTCGACCGATCAGGGCATCGACTGGTCGCTTATCACGGCGGCGACGCTCATGACCGCCGCGCCGTTGTTCATCGCGTTCCTGCTGTTCCAGCGGCAGTTCGTCCAGTCGTTCATGCGTGCGGGGATTCGCTGACGGAATCGCTGTGGTGTGGCGGTACGCCGCGTCGGCGCCTCACCGAAGGGGGCGCAAAGGCAAAACGGCACGCGTGGCGAGTGCCGTTTCGTTCAACGTCTGACGTAGAGACCCTTGCGACCGGCATGCCGGCCGCGTCCCGGACGTTCATCCGGTTTGGCGCGGGCTTCCCGTCCCAGTTATTTGTCCGCTGCCTTCACGAGCAGGATCGGCAGCGTCGTGATGCGCAACAGCGTTTCGGCGACGCTGCCGAGCAGCAGACGGTTCAGGCCGCGACGGCCGTGCGTGCCGAGCACGATCACGTCGGCGCTCCACTCCTGCGCGTCGCGCAGCACGGCATCGGCGATTTCGTCGGTGCCGGCTTCGAGCGAGATCATCTTCGTCTCGGCATCGACGCCGCGCTTCTTCAGATCGGCCTGCGCCTTGGCCAGAATCTCGCTGGTTTCCTTCTCGAACGATTCCTGGCTCTCCAGGGGAACGAAACCGCTGTAGGCGCCGGCGGCGTAGGCATTGGCGAGGGAGGGCACAACCGACACCAGGCGGATCTTGCCGTGGCTCAGTGCGACGAGCTTGACCGCTTCGTCGATGGCACGGTTCGACGGGGTGCTGCCGTCGATCGAAACCAGAATGCGTTCATACATGATGGCGTCCTCTTTGGGCTGGTAATGCGTAAGCGCGTGAATGCGCGCGCGCCGCGGCGTCATGCGTCGGATGCCGAGGGTTCCGCAAGCGGAGGTGGCAGGCGCGGCAATTCGTCGCGATGACTTGATTCTCGCACCGCGTGCGGCGCAAGTCATCCCGCGCAATGGCGGCAAATTGATCGCACGCAATAACGTATCGTAATGCCAACGGAGGACGGATGCACGCCAGGAGGGGGCGGGTATCAGTCCGCGTGGCAGGCAATCACGAGATTGGCAACGCCGCCGCTCACATCGCGCGTGAGCACGTCGTAGTTCTTCTGCGCACACTGGGTGCGTGCGCGCTGCTCGCAATCTCCCGCGATGGTGGCCGAGCACTGGATTTGCTGGGTCGGACGTCCATCGGAGGTGAACAGCGGGGCGGACGAGCCACAGGCGGACAGCGTGACGGTGAGAAGCCCCGAGGAAAGCAGAATGGCGATCTTGGCGAGATTTTTCATGGTAGTCGTCTTACAGGCTCACGCGAGTATAACGCGGCGTTGCGACAGTGCACGCGGGGTTGCCCAACCGCTCCACGGGCGTGGCGGATGCCTCGAATCTCCGGGGCGCCGGGGGGCCGCCAGCCGTTTCAGACGACGCCCGCGCCGTCGGGCGGGGGCGGCAGTTCGCCGGCGAGCCGCTGCCGGCGCAGTGTGCGCAGGCTGTCGAACACGATCAGCGCGACGCCGATCCAGATTGGGACATACGTCCATAGCCCGCTCTCGGTGAAGGGCTCCCCCAGCAGGAAGACGGAGACGGCAAAGAGCAGTACCGGTTCCACATAGCTCAGGATGCCGTACACGCCGATCGGCAGGATGCGCGCGGCGGCGAGCGTGCTGGCGAGGGCGCCGGCGCTGAGCAACCCGAGCGCGGGCAGCCAGAACCAGAAGCGGGGCTCGCCGGCGACCATGGCGTTTGCCGGCCATGCCTGCCACAGCACGACGGCGGCCACGGGCGTCATGGCGAGCAGTTCGAGGATGAAGCCGCTCAGTGCGTCGATGCGCAGCCGGCGGCGCAACATGAAGTAGGGCGGATAGCCGAACATGATCAGCGCCGTGACCCACGACAGTGCGCGTGTCGCCCAGAGTTCGTGGGCGACGCCCAGCGCCGCGGCGAGCACGGCTGCCGTCTGCAGTGGCGAGAGGCGTTCCTTGTACACCGTGCGTCCGGACAGCACCATGGTGAGCGGGAGCAGGAAGTAGCCGAGCGAGGCCTCGAGCATGCGTTGTTGCAGCGGCGCCCACATGAAGAGCCAGAGCTGAACGCCAAGCATCGCCGAGCAGAGCAGTACGGCGCCGAGCAGGGCGGGCCGATGCAGGACGTGGGAGAACGTACTGTTCAGCACGTTCCAGCGTCGCAGCACCGTCACGATGACGAGCGTGCCCGGCAGGGTAAGCAGGATGCGCCAGGCGAAAACATCCAGCCCGGAGAGGGGCGCCAACTGCGCAACGAGCGCGGGCATGATGGAAAACATGACCGACGCCGAGACGGATAGCATTACGCCGCGACCGGAAAGCATGGGTGTCCTGTGAGAGAAACGAAGCAACGCCACGGAGCGAAGGCGCCAGGCGCAGGCGTGCGCCCCGAAGGCAGGCCGCGAGCATAGCAAATTTGCACCAGATTCGGGCGGTGCGGGGCAATTTGTGGCGATTTACATCAGAATTTCGCACTGGACGCGTATCATCGTCATGCGCCGATTCGGGCGCCATCGGTTTTCGTGATTGCCACCCAAGGTGGCGCTTTTGCAGGAGTTTCGAGCATGTCGTCCGTCCCCGTTGTTGCCGCTGTGGCCGAGTACGCGGCGTTCGCCGCGTCGCTGGCCGATGCCGTCCGGCCGCTCTCGCTAGGCTGGTTCCGCCGCCGCCTGGCCGTCGACGACAAGGCCGACGAGAGCCCGGTCACGATCGCGGACCGCGAAGTCGAGACGGCGTTGCGCGAAGCCATTGCGGCGCGCTATCCGTCGCATGGCATCTGGGGCGAGGAGTTCGGCAAGCAGGGCGTGGACGCCGAGTTCGTCTGGTCGGTCGATCCGATCGACGGCACGCGCAGCTTCATCACGGGGCACCCGCTGTGGGGCACGTTGCTCGCCTTGCTGCACCACGGCCAGCCGATCGTCGGTGTGATCGACATCCCGGCCACCGGTGAGCGCTGGGTAGGCGTCAACGATGTGGCCCGCGGCGCGCGCGAGGCACGCTTCGGCAACGCGCCGTGCACGACCAGCCCCGTGACGGCGCTTGCGGATGCCACGGTGTACGCCACCTCGCCCGATATTTTCGATGCCGCCGAGTCCGTGCGCTTCGAGCGCCTGACGAAGGCCGTGAGCCGTCGCCGTTTCGGGGGGGATTGTTACGCCTACGGCTTGCTTGCGAGCGGCCACATCGAACTGGTGATGGAAGCCGGCCTGCAGACCTACGACTATCTCGCCGTCGCGCCGGTGGTCGAGGCGGCGGGGGGCGTGATCACCGACTGGGAGGGCAAGCCGCTCACGCTGAACTCGCAGGGGCGCGTGCTCGCCGCGGCCAACGCCGAGCTGCATGCCGCGGCGCTGGCGTGCATTCAGGACGCTTGAAGGGAAGCGGGGAGCGCGGGTGTTCGGTGAGCCAGGAGGCGACGCGGGCTCCAGTGGAGGCAGCCGCGTCCCGCTTCCTCACGCGATGCGATGGGGGATGCCGCGCCAGATTCGCGGCAGCAGCACGCCGAGCACGACGCCGCGCGTGGCGAGAAATCCCATGAGCGCTACCCACAGGCCATGATTGCCCCACGCGTCGAGCGTGAAGGGCATCACCGCGCCGAAGACCACCAGTCCGATCAGCGACGACACCAGCAGCTCACGCGTGCGCGTGGCGCCGATGAACACGCCGTCGAGCTGGAAGCACCATACGGCCACGATCGGCGAGAGCACCGCCCAAGGCAGGAATTCGCGAGCCGTCTCGCGCAGTATCGGTTGATCGGTGAGCGCGTCGATGATCGCGCCACCCGCCGCGGCATACACGAGCGCGAACGCCACGGCGCAGCCGAGCGCCCAACCGAGCGACAGTCGTATCGCGTGCAGCAACGCCTGACGCTGCCGCGCCCCCACGTAGGCGCCCACGAGCGCCTCGGCGGCGTGCGCGAAGCCGTCCAGGCCATAGGCCATGAACGTCTGGAAATTCAGGAGGAGTGCGTTGGCCGCGAGCGTCGTGTCGCCCAGCCGGGCGCCCACGCGCGCGAACCACGCGAAGGCGAGTTGCAGGAGCAGCGTGCGCAGGAAAATGTCGAGATTGAGCCGCAGCAGACGCCAGATCGCGCTTCGTTCGATCAGCGTGGCGAGACGCAGCGGCGGCAGGTCGGGGGTGCGTGCGGCCCAGAGCAGCCAGGCGCCGAGCGCGAAGCCGAGCACGTCGGCCAGGGCGGTAGCCGCCGCGATGCCGGCCACGCCCCAGTCGAAGCCTCGTACGAATACGAGCACGGCCACGATGTTGATCAGATTGATGAATACCTGCACGGTGAGGCCCTGCCGCACGCGCTGACACGCGAGCAGGTAGCCGAGCACGACGTAGTTGCCGAGCGCGAGCGGCGCCGCAAGAATGCGGATGCTCGCGTACTCGCGCCCCAGCGCCTGAACCTGTGCGCTGCCGCCCAGCCACGACACGCCCAGGGTGACCAGCGGTGCGTGGAAGAGCAGCAGGACGGCGCCGATGGCGAACGCCAGCGCCAGCGCGCGGGCGAGGGTATCGCGCAACTGGACCGCGTCACGCGCGCCGTAGGCCTGTGCCGCGAGCCCGGTCGTACCCATGCGCAGGAACGAGAAGCCCCAGAACAGCAGGTTCAACAGGAGCGCTCCGAGGGCGACGCCGCCGAGATAGGCGGGCCCCGGCAGATGGCCGGCGACCGCCGTATCGACGGCCGAGAGCAAGGGCTGGGTGAGATTGGCGAGCACGATCGGTACCGCCAGACGAAGCAATTGCCGGTGACCGGCGGCCGCAGGGGCAGGGTTCATGGATGAGAGGTGCGGCGGCCGGTCATGGCGGCGCCGTCGGTATCCGCACGCGGCGGCAGGTTGTGAGTGGGCCGATTATACGTCCCGGATGTCGCGATGGCGGACCGGCGGCGCCGCAGCGTGCGACAGGCCGCCGCCCAACTCGCCCTTGACGCCGACGAGCGCATGGGGCTCGGACGTACAATGCATGCCTTCCTCATCGTTTGCCAACGTTCGCGTATGTCCTTCCCGTCCTCCCCACGCTCGCGCTTCCCGACCCTGTTCATCGCACGTCGTCGTCATGCACTGGCCGCCTTGCTGTGTCTGGCGAGTCTGCCGGTGCTGGCCGATGTGACGCTGCAGCGCGGCCCTCCGCCGCCGCGCTACGAAGATCCGCCCGCCGCACCCAAAGGGCAATTCTGGGTGCCGGGCTACTGGCAGTGGAAGGACGGGCGCTACGAATGGGTCGACGGTCACATGGAACCGAAGCGCCCCGGCATGCGCTATACGCCGCCGCATTGGGACGAGACGGGCGACCACGAGTGGACGCTGCGTGACGGTTCGTGGGAGCGCAGCGAGTGGGGACCCGGCACGATCCATGAAATTCGGGCCCCGAAGTAAATATCGATCGAATGGTGCGCCGGCTGTTCGTCGATACGGTGTCGGCGCAACTCCTTGGATTAGTCAGTAGCCCGATACATGGAAATAGGAAACGGGAGTGACGCACCCAGGCAGGGCCCCGCTGCGTGAAACATGTTGACACTCTCGGAAGGTTGAACAACACTATGCCCACGCCACGTCGAGAGAACGTGGAATGATCGCAGATGACGTAATTTAAATTACTTGTATCGTGTAGTTGCGCGAAGTTTTGTGCGCGCGGTGTAAGTGTTCGGATGCGTTGGACGCGACAAAGCTGTACCGCCTGTGGCTTCTCGGGAGGAGGGGCGAAGTCGATTGTCGAGCTGTCTCAACATCTTGGGATCCGCTATGAGCACCGTATCCTTAGGCCCGAGTGCCACCATTGTTTCCCCGTCTTTGCCTACCCCCATTCAACCGCTCGGCAGGCACCTGCCGAGGCGGATAACGTAAGACCGGCGTTCACGGTCTGCGGTCTGCCTGAATCCCAAGTTTCGCCAACTGGACAGCATTCGTCGTCGCGACGTTCGGGGGGCGCTCGTCCTGCACCACCATCGGGCTGTCTTTCGTGAACGTTGTGCCGTGAGCGCGGTTGTCGACCGCCCATGACGTGCGCCTGGAGGCGTATATGCAGTGTTCGGTTCCTTTGTTCGACGCGGTGCCTCTGATTACCGTATTCGTGTGCGTGGTCCTGGGACAGTGGCTGGGACGTATCAAGCTCGGCCCCATCCAGCTCGGGGGCGTGTGCGGCGCGCTGCTCGTGGCGCTGCTTGTCGGGCAAACCGGCTGCATGGTGGAGGGCTCGCTCAAGGACTTCGCGTTCGCGCTCTTCATCTTCGCGATGGGTTTTTCCGCAGGGCCGCAGTTCGTGGAAAATCTCAACCTGCGCGGCTTGCGCTTCGGTGTGCTGTCGATCATCGAGGTGGTGTTCGTGTTCGCCATCGTGATGACCGCCGTGAAGGTGCTCGGTCTCGACGCCGGTACGGCCGGTGGCCTGGCGGCGGGTGCCGCGACGGAGTCGGCGATGGTGGGCACCGCCATCGAAGCGCTCAACCGGCTCGGCCTCGCGCCCGAGTCGTTCAAGGCGCTGCAAGCCAACGTGGTCACGGCCTACACGCTCACGTACGTGTTCGGCCTCATCACCATCGTCCTCTTCACCAACCTGCTCGCGCCGCGCCTGCTCGGCATCGATCTCAAGCAGGACAGCGCGCGCCTCGCTCGTGAAATGGAGGACGAAGACGGTTCGGAGATCGGCGCACCGGCGGCGCCGGATCTGGTCGGCCGCAGCTATCGGGTGGCGCAACCCGGGCTGACGGTGGCGGCGCTGGAAGCGGCTTTCGAGGGGCAGGTGGCGGTCGAGCGCGTGCGGCGCCGGTCGGCGTCGGTCGCGGTAGCGCAGACGCTTGCGCTCGAGCCGAACGACGAACTGCTGCTCGTCGGCCGTCGCGACGCCATGCTCAAGGCACACGCCCTTGTCGGCCCGGAGGTGGCGGGCACCGAGACGAACGAGATCGTGCTCGTCGAGCGCGACTTCGTCATGACCAACAGGCAGGCCGAGGGACGCACGGTGGCCGACCTGCGCCGTGAAGCGCCCGTCGAACTGCGTCACGGCGTGTTCGTGAAGTCGGTCAGGCGCATGGGCATGCAACTGCCCTCGCTCAACAAGATTCCGCTGCAGCGCGGCGACGTGGTCACGCTGCAGGGTTTGCAACGCGATGTCGACCGGGCGGGCGACGTGCTCGGCAAAGCGGTGGCCTACGGCAACAAGACGAGCCTCGTGTTCGTCGGCCTCGCGCTGATCGTCGGGCTGTGCATTGGCCATCTGTCGGCGCGTATCGGGGGTGTACCGATGACGCTCGGCTCCGGTGGCGGCGCACTGCTGTCGGGGCTGGCGAGCGGGTGGCTGCTCTCGCGCCGACCCACGTGGGGCACGTTTCCGCCCGCGGCTTACGAATTGCTCAAGGATCTCGGACTGGCTGTGTTCGTGGTGTGCGTCGGCCTCTCCGCGGGTCCGCAGGCCGCCGTGCTGCTGCGGGAGCACGGGCTGGCGTTGCCGGTCGTGGGCATTTGCGTATCGTTGATTCCGGCTTTGGTGTCGCTGTGGATCGGCCACAAGGTGCTGCGCATCGATGGCCCGATCCTCATCGGCGCGATCGCGGGGCAGCAGGCGAGCACGCCGGCGATCAGCGCCGTGGTGCAAACCGCGAACAGCGCCTTGCCGGTCGTCGGGTACACGGTGACCTACGCCCTGTCGAACGTGTTGCTGCCGCTCATGGGGCCGGCGGTGGTG
The Pandoraea pulmonicola DNA segment above includes these coding regions:
- a CDS encoding ABC transporter substrate-binding protein, which produces MRRTMMKTFAAGAAALALSGLTGLAGLTGSAMAQQKPVELTFYYPVAVGGPVTRIINDLVADFEKEHPAIKVKPVYAGTYQDSVVKALTAAKAGTPPQVAVLAAADVFTLIDEDAVVPIDSIANTAADKQWLDGFYPALMMNSRINGHTWGVPFQRSTIVMYWNKDLFREAGLDPDRAPANWTELASYAQKLTKRDASGNVTQWGIKVPSTGFGYWLFQAFTTPAGIELMNPAGNKTFLNAPQAVESLQFWVDLATKYKAMPTGSIEWGTTPKDFLEKKAAIIYTTTGNLTNIRTNATFPFGVGKMPTKVRGGSPTGGGNFYVFKKSTPEEKQAAMTFIKWATTPERAAQFGIDTGYVAVTPAAWETSAMRQYVQKVPAAAVARDQLGSSVAEFSTHDNQRVTKALNDALQAALTGTKSPKQALDDAQREADRILRPYAR
- a CDS encoding carbohydrate ABC transporter permease, translating into MNRSSSSWVPWLLLLPALVLLIAFTHYPAVATLWHSAFSNARAGAPSVYVGAENYRLLVDDPVFWQALRNNVLFALITVPVAIVLAIAMALWVHRQVPGRALLRLAYFTPAILPMIAVANIWLFFYTPQYGLIAQVSQAFGWGDHNWLGQPGTALPALMVVTVWKEAGFFMIFYLAALQQISPTLAEAAALEGASRWQFFRRVQWPLLMPTTVFVVINALINAFRLVDHIVVMTRGGPDNATQLLLYYIYQVAFSFWDTSYAAALTVVLLTLLAVVAFVKFRLLDSRTHYQ
- a CDS encoding carbohydrate ABC transporter permease; translated protein: MTISAHPTPGAGASVDKRAARAAFSAAGHSSAVDAAGAWLLGLLWLLPLLYAVWSAFHPSAYATRFSLSAPLTLDNFVHAWQAAPFGRYLVNTFVLVTVILAAQIVLATLAAYAFARFTFRGSEVAFMIVLLQLMVMPDVLIVENYRTIAWMGLRDTILGIALPYFASAFGIFLLRQAFKTVPKELDDAARVEGANAWQVLWRVYVPLARPVYVAYALVSISHHWNNFLWPLIVTNSVETRPLTVGLQVFSSTDQGIDWSLITAATLMTAAPLFIAFLLFQRQFVQSFMRAGIR
- a CDS encoding universal stress protein, with the translated sequence MYERILVSIDGSTPSNRAIDEAVKLVALSHGKIRLVSVVPSLANAYAAGAYSGFVPLESQESFEKETSEILAKAQADLKKRGVDAETKMISLEAGTDEIADAVLRDAQEWSADVIVLGTHGRRGLNRLLLGSVAETLLRITTLPILLVKAADK
- the rarD gene encoding EamA family transporter RarD, producing the protein MFSIMPALVAQLAPLSGLDVFAWRILLTLPGTLVIVTVLRRWNVLNSTFSHVLHRPALLGAVLLCSAMLGVQLWLFMWAPLQQRMLEASLGYFLLPLTMVLSGRTVYKERLSPLQTAAVLAAALGVAHELWATRALSWVTALIMFGYPPYFMLRRRLRIDALSGFILELLAMTPVAAVVLWQAWPANAMVAGEPRFWFWLPALGLLSAGALASTLAAARILPIGVYGILSYVEPVLLFAVSVFLLGEPFTESGLWTYVPIWIGVALIVFDSLRTLRRQRLAGELPPPPDGAGVV
- the hisN gene encoding histidinol-phosphatase, producing MSSVPVVAAVAEYAAFAASLADAVRPLSLGWFRRRLAVDDKADESPVTIADREVETALREAIAARYPSHGIWGEEFGKQGVDAEFVWSVDPIDGTRSFITGHPLWGTLLALLHHGQPIVGVIDIPATGERWVGVNDVARGAREARFGNAPCTTSPVTALADATVYATSPDIFDAAESVRFERLTKAVSRRRFGGDCYAYGLLASGHIELVMEAGLQTYDYLAVAPVVEAAGGVITDWEGKPLTLNSQGRVLAAANAELHAAALACIQDA
- a CDS encoding MATE family efflux transporter is translated as MNPAPAAAGHRQLLRLAVPIVLANLTQPLLSAVDTAVAGHLPGPAYLGGVALGALLLNLLFWGFSFLRMGTTGLAAQAYGARDAVQLRDTLARALALAFAIGAVLLLFHAPLVTLGVSWLGGSAQVQALGREYASIRILAAPLALGNYVVLGYLLACQRVRQGLTVQVFINLINIVAVLVFVRGFDWGVAGIAAATALADVLGFALGAWLLWAARTPDLPPLRLATLIERSAIWRLLRLNLDIFLRTLLLQLAFAWFARVGARLGDTTLAANALLLNFQTFMAYGLDGFAHAAEALVGAYVGARQRQALLHAIRLSLGWALGCAVAFALVYAAAGGAIIDALTDQPILRETAREFLPWAVLSPIVAVWCFQLDGVFIGATRTRELLVSSLIGLVVFGAVMPFTLDAWGNHGLWVALMGFLATRGVVLGVLLPRIWRGIPHRIA
- a CDS encoding YXWGXW repeat-containing protein encodes the protein MSFPSSPRSRFPTLFIARRRHALAALLCLASLPVLADVTLQRGPPPPRYEDPPAAPKGQFWVPGYWQWKDGRYEWVDGHMEPKRPGMRYTPPHWDETGDHEWTLRDGSWERSEWGPGTIHEIRAPK
- the aspT gene encoding aspartate-alanine antiporter, with translation MQCSVPLFDAVPLITVFVCVVLGQWLGRIKLGPIQLGGVCGALLVALLVGQTGCMVEGSLKDFAFALFIFAMGFSAGPQFVENLNLRGLRFGVLSIIEVVFVFAIVMTAVKVLGLDAGTAGGLAAGAATESAMVGTAIEALNRLGLAPESFKALQANVVTAYTLTYVFGLITIVLFTNLLAPRLLGIDLKQDSARLAREMEDEDGSEIGAPAAPDLVGRSYRVAQPGLTVAALEAAFEGQVAVERVRRRSASVAVAQTLALEPNDELLLVGRRDAMLKAHALVGPEVAGTETNEIVLVERDFVMTNRQAEGRTVADLRREAPVELRHGVFVKSVRRMGMQLPSLNKIPLQRGDVVTLQGLQRDVDRAGDVLGKAVAYGNKTSLVFVGLALIVGLCIGHLSARIGGVPMTLGSGGGALLSGLASGWLLSRRPTWGTFPPAAYELLKDLGLAVFVVCVGLSAGPQAAVLLREHGLALPVVGICVSLIPALVSLWIGHKVLRIDGPILIGAIAGQQASTPAISAVVQTANSALPVVGYTVTYALSNVLLPLMGPAVVFVAHQFSH